The Ricinus communis isolate WT05 ecotype wild-type chromosome 8, ASM1957865v1, whole genome shotgun sequence sequence TTCTGTATGATAATAAATGTTTCCAGTAAAACATATCTTTCTGACAACAAAAATTTCTTTGCGGACTTATCAGGAAATGAAGACTCACGGTGTTGAAGAGAGCCGACTACAGCTACTAAGAGATGTCAGTGGTGCTTTTAGGCCTGGTACTCTGACTGCATTAGTGGGAGTTAGTGGTGCTGGAAAGACCACACTGATGGATGTGTTAGCTGGAAGGAAAACTGGTGGCTACATTGAAGGAAGTATAAGCATTTCTGGTTACCCAAAGAACCAAGCGACATTTGCACGGATCAGCGGTTATTGTGAGCAGAACGATATTCATTCACCATATGTTACTGTTTATGAATCTCTCTTATACTCTGCCTGGCTACGTCTTGCTGCTGATGTGAAGAAGGAAACAAGAAAGGCATGTTACTTGATCACCAGTGTTGACTTCTTTTCTGcaactatttatatatgtggTATCACATTCATAATTTATCTCCTCACAAGTCAATGATTGAACTTTTCATCTCATGTTATATATGTGGTTCACCTGACAATTACATTTATCCATTGTCTCTGTTTTTTGTTTTAGTCATACGAAGTAGCGGAAATATTAGCTGACTGTTCTTATTTTTCCTTACAGATGTTTGTAGAAGAAGTTATGGAGCTGGTTGAGCTTAACCCAATTAGGAATGCCATAGTAGGACTTCCAGGAGTGGATGGCCTTTCAACTGAGCAGAGAAAGAGGCTGACTATAGCTGTAGAGTTGGTTGCTAATCCCTCTATTATCTTTATGGATGAGCCCACATCAGGCCTTGATGCTAGAGCTGCTGCTATTGTTATGCGTACTGTGAGGAACACAGTGGATACAGGAAGAACTGTTGTGTGCACAATTCACCAACCCAGTATTGACATCTTTGAGGCTTTTGATGAGGTATGcttctaattttatagttGTTTACCAGTATTAAATTGCTTCTATGTTGATCATCATTTTACTTGctaaactttaattttgattGTATTACAAATGGTATATTTCAATCCTGATATACTCTTATCATATATCGAAGCTCTTGCTAATGAAAAGAGGAGGACAAGTGATTTATGCCGGAGCTCTTGGCCGACACTCTCACAAGCTTGTTGAATACTTTGAGGTGAGTAGAACTGTTTAAAATCTTGAGTTTTCAAATACTGAAGAATTTATATGATCAAAAGTTGACAAACATCCAAAAAATACACCTGCAGGCAGTACCAGGTGTTCCCAAGATCAAGGACGGTTATAATCCTGCTACTTGGATGTTAGAAATCAGCTCTATTGCAGTAGAGTCTCAACTTGGTGTTGATTTTGCAGACATCTATGCCAATTCTGATCTCTACCAGTATGTAATTTACAAAGTCTTATTTGCTaatgataatatcatatatgcTATACTATGAATTTCTTTCTAAGAGGCTGACCTTTCTCTTGTCACTTTTCAGGAGAAATCAAGAGCTCATCAAGGAACTGAGCACTCCACCACCAGGCTCCAAGGATCTTTACTTCCCTACTAAGTACTCCCAAAACTTTGTAACTCAGTGCAAAGCTTGTTTCTGGAAACAATACTGGTCATATTGGAGGAACACACAATTCAACACTATCCGGTTCATAATGACGATAATCATTGGTATTTTGTTTGGTGCTGTATTCTGGAGCAAAGGAGACCAATTGTATGTGATAAACTTCAGTTCGAAAATGTTCTCAATTGTGATTTTGGTTCTTTTAGGTTGTTCTGCTTATGTAGAGTTGGATTATGTTTTGTCTTGGCAGTCAAAAGCAACAGGACCTGATGAATCTTCTGGGAGCTACATATGCCGCTCTTTTGTTCCTTGGAGCTATCAATGCTCTTGCTGTGACATCTGTTGTGGCAATAGAGAGAACAGTCTTCTACCGTGAAAGAGCAGCCGGAATGTATTCAGAGTTGCCTTATGCATTTGCTCAGGTCAGTCATAGGAAGTTCATCTTGGTAACAGGATTGCATATTCAATTGCTTTTCCATACAGAAGAGCACTGTTATGTTATTCATTCAACCACCTCTTTTTTGTCCCTTACAGGTGGCTATAGAGACAATTTATGTTGCAATCCAAACCATCTTCTATGCTGTTATTATTTACTCAATGATGGGGTTTGATTGGAAGGCAGACAAGTTCCTGTACTTTTCTTACTTCATTTTCATGTGTTTCATCTACTATTCACTGTACGGAATGATGGCTGTCGCCCTGACTCCTGGCCAGCAAATTGCTGCAATTGTTATGTCTTTCTTCCTGAACTTGTGGAACTTGTTCTCTGGTTTCTTCCTTCCCAGGCCggttagtaaaattttaaactgtctctttcttctatttaaaaatcaaatgatCTTGGTGTTGAGGATTCCAAGTTTTCACTTAAATTGCCAGAAAGATGGCAAAGTTTTAACAAGAAATGTAGTTAGACTGCATACATGGTGCAGAAAGTGATTGAAATAAGCTTGTAATAAAGTTTTCTGACAATGCATTAACACTGAAATTTAACTTGTTATTCATGACATTTGTACCTTTATCATTGCAGCTAATCCCTGTGTGGTGGAGGTGGTACTATTGGGCTTCTCCAGTTGCTTGGACTATTTATGGTGTTTTCGCATCTCAAATTGCTAATGAAAAGACTTTACTAGAAATTCCTGAATCAAAACCAGTGGCTGTGAATGTATACCTTAAGGAGGTCTTTGGTTATGATCATGACTTTCTTATTCCTGTTGTTCTTGCCCATGTTGGATGGGTCCTGCTGTTCTTTTTTGTCTTTGCCTACAGTATCAGGTACCTCAACTTCCAAAAGAGATGACAACATTAATACTGacacttctttttctttgtcccATATCTCTTTTGGGAATTTGGGGATCTTTTAGGTAGAAGCTTGATTGTAGGATATTACACTTGTCAGGAAAAAAAACCTGGAGCTTTGTCCTTGTACCCTCAATTCCTTCTTTTTGTTACTACCTTCCTTAGTTCCTTGTACCCTTTGGCTCCATTTAGCTGTCTTTTCTCTTTGCCCAATTATCATTATGTAagatatatattcttttatagcAAAGAATAAAGAAGTTCTTTACTTTGCACCAATGGCTTTTCTTCCTTCCTCTAGTTTAAACTCCTATAATATATCCTTTTAAGTAAGTAATTTTCACTCTTATCAGAAGCTAATGATAATTTAGAACTTGGAATAGCTTGAGACTTGTGCACAGATGGGATTGAATTGAAAGGAAATGGAGGAAAATGGATGACAAGTTACTGcctattttattcatttgctATTTTCCTAAGAGAGGAGGAAGGGAAGGGAAGGGAACAATTATATGTACAAGGTATCATTTGTGGGAAGTTCTTTCTGCTAATGTTAACATATGTTATATGCAATAATACAATTATTTATCCTAAACCTTATATTTCATTTGTTATATCAATATATGCtcctttaaatttataaaattaatattactattatcacattaatattgaattttctgttcaaatattattataaaattacatattcatAAGTTAAAACATTAAAACAATATTTTACTAAAAGAAATTGTTTGTATTAAAAACTTGAAAGTCTTCATATTTGTCCTTTAATTGAGCTTAAAGATGAATAAcacaaaagataaagtttaatttaacttaaagatgaataacaaaagataaaacttATGCAGAATCTTTGTATTTTTTGCACAGAATTCATCACTTGTGCTCTAATCTAACCAAAGATGATCCAAGGAAAGCAATTGAATCCAAtccaaagaaaaaatatatatatttgcaaagaaaatgagcattcatatttatatatgtacaGTTAAATTTGCATGAAATTCAAAAGTTTccaaaactttaaaatttggCAACtgttaattctaaaaaaattaaatcaagaaaattatGTCATGCCTGGTTCTTTGCACAGCAACTTGAGATCACAAAACATGGAAGCCATGGAAGTGAACccttgtttttttcttttttcctcatTTCTGTTACAAGACCAAAGAAAGGAGAGAGGTAATGACAAGGAAAAGCCCTGAAGATATATCATCAGTTACCTACCTCTTACAAAGAGACATTTGCTTCCTCATTGATATAAAAACCACTGGAAGCACCTTCAGAAGGAAacaatcatttttttaaaaggaaaaaaattatgtttactTTGCAAACAAAAAGACAATGGCAGATGAACAGAATTCATGATTCTGTGCTGAGAGCAGAAGGCTATACAGTTCAAAATATGAAGAGTAATCAGTTTATCATTCACTTTTGAGAGAGGCATCTGCAATTGCTGCAATCTCCTTCCTGCTCTTCACTACACAGCGCTTCTTGGTTAAAGAATCAAGCTTATCCAGGTCATCTGCAATCCCCATATAACCATATAGAACATTTTCTACCTTGTCTACTGGAACTCTTTGGGTTTCCTGACAGTTCGTTTTGCAACCAAAAAAACTAATTTGCTGGAAGTCTTTCCTCCCATGTTTCTTCTCACCAAAAAGCTTGTGAAGCCTTTCTGCTTCTCGCAACCCAGAAAAAGTGCCACTGAAGGTCACCACCATAGTACTCCGATTTGCAGCTTTCCCATGACAGAGATTGGTCATCCCTCGGTCACACCCCATACCTGCAATTATCATGCAAAGGAAAtacaagaaacaaaaaaaaggaagaagataCGCATCACACAGGAAAAAAGATGCTACACAACAAAACCAACAAGTGCTGCCCTGATCTTTTGGCATCAGCCACAAAAATAAGGTTGGTTGTAAAGGTCAGAAGTGCATCAAGTCAGTTCTGAAGTATGCCATGCATGCGAAACCTGTCAAATGACAAGTGCACTGGCTCTGCATAGAACCCTGAGTCACATTCTCCTCCAAGTTCTAAAACTAGTGAAAGATTCAAAAGAAACCATTTGAAACTTGGAAAAGAACCTTCTCTGTGATAATGATagccaagaaaataaaaaggtccAGGAATTTTAAGAATGAACAGAAAGAACTTAAGAATACGTAGAAATGATCAGATTAGGTAGAATAGGAAAACTGTAATGGGGGATCATTAGAATTATATGCATAAATGGCATGgtcaaaaaatttgaattcatAAAAGAAGTTGCAAagttgagaaaagaaaaccatgtGAAAACATAATTTTGATGAGAaatagtttcttttctttttggaatgCAAAAGATGAAAATCATTTTGTCATCCACCAGTAAATGAGAGTATTTGACAATCAAACAAGGTGCTGCAGGATCATTTATCAGCATCATAGTTTACTTACCTCTAAGAATATCCTTGAGCCCTTCAATACTTACAAGCATACGCTCATCTAAATTTTCGTTCGCTATAGAACTGTTTTGGATGAGAACAACTGGAGGCCAGAGTATGAGGTCCTCCTTCTGTGATGAAGCTTCAGCAGCAGGTAATATCTGCCAAATCCATCGACTATTTGGAACTATTTTGCTATCCCATCCCATCAGCACACAAAGTGCTTTGCCAAAACCCAAATGCCCCGACCTGGAACCAACTTTACAAGATGTGAAGGCATGTTGTGCCAAGCTTATTGTGTCCACAAACTCCTTATAGCTACAGTAACAGATGCAGAAAAGTTTAGCAATTAGCAATAAAGTTGGTTGAGACCACAATgaatagaaaagagaaaaggtaTAAAAGCATTAGTTATATTAATCAAGGATATGGCAACCACAGAGCtaaacaattacaataatgGAACACAACTAGAAATCCGAATGGCAAAATCTCTTCTGTACATCACCAAGGACATATCAATTAGGTCAAAGAAACCCTGCCTACTGGCTAGCATATCAAGTATCTGATAACACACAcatagaaagagagagagagagagagagagagagttttaAAGAGCATAGGTGCTGAAACTATTAATGCACACACAGCTAGGCAACAAATACATAGCATTCAACAAGAAAAGCATGGCCTAGTACAGGATGAATTGTTTCCAAAGCAGGTTCATGCTGAGTGCATTTATCATTGTTGTTTGGCTTGTCAACCTCTGACAATAAATATAGAAACTGAAATGCACCTTTAGTAGTATAAAGAGAAACACAGAAAGACTTGGGTCAAACTATGTAGTCATAGACTACAGAGGAATTGCTTTCTTTGAAACTgatgttttaatataatccCTATCACTCCATGTATCTGCAAAAATAACTAATAGTATAAAGGATTCCAGTGGCTAAGGTAAAAGAGCAATGAAGATTAGCACAAAACAAGTACGCCTTTCCAACTATCAAAGATATCTTCAAGAATATTGTTGACTAGTATAACCTCAATTTCCAACAGCTTTTAAGGAATAATATGAAACTTTGGTGCCTTTTCATTCAAACAAATTAGTATTCATTCAAACAAGTTAGTACACCACGTACATCCCCACAGGAAAACTATCATGGACTAAGATAATTTAGATTCAAGACTTATTCCATAAATTTGAAACTGCTCTAGACAAAGAACTCCTCCCTTCTCCAAATTTCCTTCCCTTAACCGCAGCAGCACGATTTAGATAATGATTCCTAAAGCCATAAATTTGGACCATCCTGCCACACTTTCACAATTATAATCATCATTGCTTCCTGATATTTTCAACGATCAAAGAATTACAAGAACAAAGACATACCGTCCCCTTCCattagttaaatatttttggttCTCTCTTTGTTCTATGGATATATGGTAGAGGGTAACTTAGCAATGTTCAACAATTAACAGAAATCCAAATCTTCTTCAACGTAATCTGCTGAAAGTTCACCCATCCTTCAATTGCACTATCTATCTAGTACTTAATCACCAATTTCAAAATACTGATACAATATAGAATACTAGggaaaaaaaactatattcaAATCCAAATAATGATACTCAACAAACATAGCTTCACAAACTAACTACTCATGCAGCAGCAAACTACTAACACACAGAATAGTACATAATTTAAACAcgaaaagtaaaatttaactCATCAAAAGAATTTCAGAAGAATTGGTTTAATGAAGTAAATAACAAACCTGCCACAGATACAGCACTTCAAAGTTCCAACTCCTCCTTGCTCCATGTATTTTTGCCGGGTAGCGGAATTCTCGTTCAAGACTTTGACAAACTTCAAAAAAGCATTTTGCACTAGCTGCATGAATTCCTCAGAGTCCTCAGGTGGCTCATTCTTGACATATTTCTTTGTCTTCATTTCTGAGGATTTCGGACCTTGAACATTAATGTTTTGTTCAAAGTCTTCCATATCTTTTCCTACTTGCATTGTGACCCAAGGAAGTTTTCTCTTAACTTTTGAACCTGGCCCCAAACTCTTTACAGCATTTGGAGCAGGTCCCAAGCGCTGCTTTACACTTTGAACTGGCCCCAATCGTCTCCTCACATCTATTCTAGCAAGTTTAAGAGGCTTGCTTGAATGCCTTTGCTCTAATGGTAGTAGATCTGTTGATAATGAGTTTTCAGAAATGGCGTTTCGATGAAAGGCCATTTTATCAATCATCATTTCAGGGCTCCTGCCTTGGTACTGTCCCTGCCTCGAGTTCTGTAACATTGACAATTGGTCAATATCATCATAAGTCCAATCCGCATCCCCATATCTTGAATCACCTATCTCATCAAAGTCAGTCCAATCACATGATAACATTGTTTTCTGGTTATCGCTGCTTGTTTCCATGTCAAAACAACGCTTTCGTTTAAGCCTCATATTTATTGTCTCCTCCGGAGAGACTAATAATTGGGATGTACTTCTAGTGGTAAATAATTCTTCACGATATATAGGTATCCTCTCCAATTCATTTTCATAAGAGCCACTACTAACACCATGTCTCTCAGAACCATACTCCTCTACAAACTCTAAGTTCTCAGAGTTCAAGTTCAAACTCCGGCGATCCAACTCATATTCATCTGCACCAAAAGAAGTATCATTTACTAACAATGTTCTTCTTTCATTCATCATGTTATTACCAAAAACAATGTCATTGTCGATATCCTTGTTTCCTTCAATCGTGTCCACAATGCTTGTATTCCTTCTCATCTTCATGAAATTGAAACTCCCGTAGTCCAAATCTTTCTCATCTTCGCCaaaagaaatatcattttCCAACAACATTCTCCTCTTATTCATCAAGTTTTTCCCAAAAGCAATGTCATTATCCACATCATCATTTCCTTTAGTCTTGTTTGAATCCACAAAGCTAGTCATTCTCATCTTCACCAAATTGGAACTCCTATTATCcaaatatttttcatcttGAACAAAAGAAGCATCATTCTTCAACAATAGTCTCCTCTCACTCgtcatgttatgcctaaaagcAATGTCATAATCTGTATTACTATTTCCTTCCATTTTATCCAGAATGCTAGTCCTTCTCTTCAGCAAACTCAAATTCTTGGAATCCAAATCTTTCTCAATTTCACCAAAAGAACCATCTATTTCCAACAAGAGTCTCCTGTCACTCATCATGGTATCCCTAAAAACAGTGccattatcaatattattatctcCTTCAATATTGTGTACAATGCTAGTCCTTTTCTTTACAAAATTCAAACTCCTAGAGTTCAAatctttctcattttcaccAAAATAAGTATGATTTTCGATCAACAGTCTCCTCTCTCTCATCATCTTATTCCAGAATGTGCTTCCATGATCAATATCATTTCTTCCTTCAACCTTGTCCACAATAGAGTCCACAATGCTACTCCTCCCTCCAACTTCAAATTTTCTCAAAGGCGAAGAAGCATAAGTTCTACCACTCTCAGTGGGGTCCATCTCCATCCTATGATTAAAACAACTCCTTGATGacccaccaccaccaccacttTCCATTGACATAGACATAGGGACCACCACACCAGgataattatttctatatttggaTTTATTATCAGGCAACAAATTGTCCCATTGAAACTTCAAAGAAGTGGCTGATTTCCTACTTTCTCCCAACACAGACTCACGCGACCCTGACAGTTTCTGCCCAGACCCATTTCTCTCATCACTATACTCCCCTCTGTGGACCGAACCCATCTCAGAAAACCGGCCTAGTTCGGACAAACCCGGTTCATTAAACCGGGTTTTACCAAAACTTTCACATTCTCGATTTGTCTGTACAAAGTCTCTGTCTTTATCATAAATTTGCTGGTCTCTCCTAGTATTAACCAACCTGGGCCGGTTACGTTCAGAGTCAGACCGACCCGGACTCTGATGACAGAAACGGGAAGGTGAAAACCCATGTCTAATATCACTATCTCTTTGCTCTCTCATAACAAGcccaaagaaaagaacaaaagaacaCAAGACGAAAGAAAACCCTAAGGTATAAATTCTTGACAAGGATTGCTGTTATACTagaaaatttcaaaagtttttgTTTGTGGGTGAAACTTGGATTATGGAATGgatcatcatcataaaataataaaaacaataatcgGGTTTTTTTGTGTGCGTGTGTGTTTTCCTGCAGTGACAAGCTAGagtaaatttgtttcttttttcgtttttgtttttttgggGTTAAATGGCTGGTTTATTTTCGAGCTTCACTTTACAGGAGAGGAGTTATGTTCAGGTGCGGACATGaccaatattttttaagtatcGATGCAATggaagaaaattttaatatttaatatatggtAGCTTAATAGTCAGCTGATTGACCAGTTTTTTATTGGTCAACTTggtgttttttatttgatttttttatattattattattattaagaaaaatataaaaaaaagtctaTAAAACCTCAAAGtgactatatttttatatttcatctatattctaatttcattcatttaatattctctttcttttagtgTCATTAATGTTGTTTCTaatctatctctctctctatatatatatatatatgaaaatcttaaaaatcgtcggttaataatctaaaaattgtaataaaaaaaaaaaaaagagaggtccataataatttttaaattttttatatactaGGTAATCTAGTATTTTTATACAtgaaaatattcaatttgaCTATTATGGTTTGATTCTATTACaaatttataatcatatatctttcttttttttttttttgaattcgAATTATAAAAGAAGGAAACAAAAGTATCAACAATAACATATTTTATCTCATAATAGTTCATAAAGTTTATAACGATCTGGTATGTGCCTCTGCATCTAGTATTGGATAGACCTCGGACAATTACTGTCCTCACTTTGCTCTATCTTTAATTTTGCTCATTTATAAAAGTAGCCATGTTTGTGATAAACGATTATTATTTGAGGTGGTTAAtagttattatcaaatatactaACGTCTTTCATGACTCCTTGGATGtgattttatatatctatatttatatattctataTGAAATTTTTGGAGATGTTTTTTATcactcaaaataaaattaataagggAAATGGCATTGTTTTGGTGtataatttgttaatattctTCGGCTTTTATGGAAATCTCCCATGTTATATGAATTCAGCTAGCTGGGCCTTCTCCTCTTTGCTATCTACTATTCCTGATGGGCTAAGCAAGAGGCTATATCAATTTGTGGTTTCAAACTCCTGAATGGCTGAATAAAGTGGAAGAAATAGAGACTTGGTCATGATtctgaaattttgaaaataaataagagagGTCAGTAACATTACTGTTAAGTAACTgcttttcaaaaattttgatttttcttttaaattctacatttcttatttgtgaaacattctttttagaaaaattgaattttaaaaaagcaataataggaaaataaataaataaatagttggCAGAATGAAAAATCTGATGAGATTTTGCCAGTTTTCTCAATCTTTCAATTTGATTAATGGCCCAGTAGTTAAGTTTAATCATACTGTTCCTTTCCTTTTTGTGGTGcataaattaagtaattactaattattaaCTCAAACTGAATCTTAAAAATACAGCATATTCAGgttaatatattttgcatATTAGTTGGCAAACTGCAACTAGTAGCAATCTCTATAATCATTCCTTTCATTTTGGACCtccttttctttatgtttttcttttccttcttcttccacATTAATGGGGTATGTTATGGAAGTAATTATCACTTTTATTCAAgcaaattttgagttggaaatgtaaaaaatgcaaaaataaatatatcaaaacaTCTTTTTCTTATAGATTTAGAAATATCCACCctcttatattattaatagtctctattaattaataaattgttgagaaagcaactttgttaatttttaaatattaaacttaataaattaataattctagtatttattaattttttatccatcgactatattaattataagaggATCGACTATTTAAGATGTAGaaatttttacataaatactaaaaagatTGTGgtatatacacatatatataaaataactttttggAAAGTTTACTCTCTATTGAAATAGATTTATACAAAGAACTATAGTTAATGAAAGTAAACAACAGATCAAGtctttgagaaaaataaattgcatatagaagtttcatattaataaataatatttaatagaatggcttttgtatttttttatatgttatcttttatctaaattaaaaaaagggGCTTAAAGTATTTCAAAACTATTATAAACTTTGTATTTCAGAAATAATGATGAAACGCTGAAAATCAATCTAGAGAATCCATGGATACTTTCCAAAACAAAAGTAATGGATACTTTCATTGCTCAATATCAATTCAT is a genomic window containing:
- the LOC8262176 gene encoding uncharacterized protein LOC8262176, which gives rise to MREQRDSDIRHGFSPSRFCHQSPGRSDSERNRPRLVNTRRDQQIYDKDRDFVQTNRECESFGKTRFNEPGLSELGRFSEMGSVHRGEYSDERNGSGQKLSGSRESVLGESRKSATSLKFQWDNLLPDNKSKYRNNYPGVVVPMSMSMESGGGGGSSRSCFNHRMEMDPTESGRTYASSPLRKFEVGGRSSIVDSIVDKVEGRNDIDHGSTFWNKMMRERRLLIENHTYFGENEKDLNSRSLNFVKKRTSIVHNIEGDNNIDNGTVFRDTMMSDRRLLLEIDGSFGEIEKDLDSKNLSLLKRRTSILDKMEGNSNTDYDIAFRHNMTSERRLLLKNDASFVQDEKYLDNRSSNLVKMRMTSFVDSNKTKGNDDVDNDIAFGKNLMNKRRMLLENDISFGEDEKDLDYGSFNFMKMRRNTSIVDTIEGNKDIDNDIVFGNNMMNERRTLLVNDTSFGADEYELDRRSLNLNSENLEFVEEYGSERHGVSSGSYENELERIPIYREELFTTRSTSQLLVSPEETINMRLKRKRCFDMETSSDNQKTMLSCDWTDFDEIGDSRYGDADWTYDDIDQLSMLQNSRQGQYQGRSPEMMIDKMAFHRNAISENSLSTDLLPLEQRHSSKPLKLARIDVRRRLGPVQSVKQRLGPAPNAVKSLGPGSKVKRKLPWVTMQVGKDMEDFEQNINVQGPKSSEMKTKKYVKNEPPEDSEEFMQLVQNAFLKFVKVLNENSATRQKYMEQGGVGTLKCCICGSYKEFVDTISLAQHAFTSCKVGSRSGHLGFGKALCVLMGWDSKIVPNSRWIWQILPAAEASSQKEDLILWPPVVLIQNSSIANENLDERMLVSIEGLKDILRGMGCDRGMTNLCHGKAANRSTMVVTFSGTFSGLREAERLHKLFGEKKHGRKDFQQISFFGCKTNCQETQRVPVDKVENVLYGYMGIADDLDKLDSLTKKRCVVKSRKEIAAIADASLKSE